Proteins from a genomic interval of Corynebacterium freiburgense:
- a CDS encoding pirin family protein, producing MPILAARPVPLGGIRAMEVRRTLPHRERTTVGPWIFCDQYGPEKTTMDVAPHPHTGLATVSWLFTGEIRHDDTAGNHTQVLPGELNMMTAGHGIAHTEVSKSEWLHGVQLWLAYPKDQRSLDRRLQHYAPKPEKIGVATVLLFMGSLPGFTPSPIDAPKRALGAEVRLPSTRSVQLPVDKTLEYAVLADTEPLEVNGDRLEPGDLWYVDPGIENLHITNLGKDTRVIILGGEPFNEDVVMFWNFIGTDHAEVAQQRADWEDPETRAIRFGNVEGYTGEGERIPAPPVPGVLMRPRGNRRLR from the coding sequence ATGCCAATTCTTGCAGCTCGCCCAGTACCACTTGGCGGCATTCGCGCCATGGAAGTGCGCCGCACCCTTCCTCACCGGGAACGCACCACTGTGGGGCCGTGGATTTTTTGTGACCAATACGGCCCAGAAAAAACCACAATGGATGTGGCTCCACACCCACATACGGGATTAGCCACTGTCTCTTGGCTATTTACTGGTGAAATTCGCCATGATGACACCGCAGGTAACCATACACAGGTACTGCCAGGCGAATTGAATATGATGACTGCTGGCCACGGCATTGCGCACACTGAGGTTTCTAAATCCGAGTGGCTTCATGGCGTTCAACTTTGGTTGGCTTACCCGAAGGATCAACGAAGCCTTGATCGCCGCTTGCAGCACTATGCTCCAAAACCTGAGAAAATTGGCGTGGCCACCGTACTGCTATTTATGGGGTCACTTCCCGGTTTTACCCCTTCGCCTATCGACGCCCCGAAACGCGCTCTCGGCGCAGAGGTTCGACTCCCAAGTACTCGGAGTGTTCAACTCCCCGTTGATAAGACTCTTGAATATGCCGTTTTAGCTGACACCGAACCGCTTGAAGTTAATGGCGATCGCTTGGAACCTGGCGATCTTTGGTATGTGGATCCAGGGATAGAAAACTTGCACATTACGAATCTAGGCAAGGATACCCGCGTAATAATCCTTGGCGGCGAACCGTTCAATGAAGACGTTGTAATGTTTTGGAATTTCATTGGCACGGATCACGCCGAAGTAGCTCAACAACGGGCTGATTGGGAGGATCCAGAAACTCGAGCAATTCGCTTTGGCAATGTTGAAGGTTATACCGGTGAAGGGGAACGCATTCCGGCTCCGCCAGTACCTGGGGTATTGATGCGCCCTCGCGGCAATAGGCGCTTGCGTTAA